GTCCTGTTTGTCGGCGCGGCGTTCTTATCAGCACTCTTTTGTTTTTCGCCCACATCATATGTATGTGAATCCATCTATGTCAATTTCCTTCACTCCCCATATAAGGACTCGACGTTGGGTTATCTGCCCTATCTCGTTCTGTTATCGACACTCTGGATTGTTTCTGGCAACTTCAATCAACGAAGAGGGAAGAAGTCGAGTGAGATCATAAAAGAGATACTGGGAAGAAGCGCCGAAAAAGGCGAAGGACAATAACCCCGTGTTTTGTTGTTGTCTGTGTGATATAATGGATAGGTGAGGGTGGCGCAACAGGCACAGGCGCGCACGGATGATATGAAAGGAGAGACAGACAGGAGGAGAGCGTGTGAGAGAGAGGGTGTGAGAGAGAGCGTGTGAGCTGTAGAAAGAAAAAGAGGCAAGAATGGGTGAGCATGATAAGAACATAAAGAATACAAAGAGAGGGAACAAAAGAGATGATAGAGATATTGAGAGCTACACACACCAAGGTGAACGACTCAATAATCCGCCCGTGGGGCTGGTGCGCCCTGAAACAGAACCACCCACAATAGATAAAAAACACTACGCATACGATTACCATCGCTCACCATCCCTCCACTGGGCTGGAAAAAAAGAACGACAAGATTTCTACGTAGATAATGTCCCCCTCCATATCTACGAACGCATCGACGCAAAACGCATCATTCGCGCTATCACCAAACAATCACCACAAACAACACTCTTCGATGATGACGATAAAAAATCATCCCTGCAAAAAGATATAGAATTCTATCAACACCAAAATAAATGGACCAATCGCCTTGTCGCCGGCGACTCCCTCCTCGTTATGAACTCCCTGCTCCACAAAGAAAGCATGGGACAACAGATACAAATGATCTACATCGACCCGCCCTATGGCATTAAATACAATTCCAACTTTCAACCCTTCACCGACCGCACCAACGTGAAAGATGGCCTTGATGACGACATCCCCCACGATGTGCGCGCCGTCCAAGCCTTTCGCGATACATGGGAACTGGGTATTCACTCCTACCTGTCTTACCTCTATGAACGCCTGATGCTGGCACGGGAACTCCTCACCACAGAGGGAAGTTGCTTCGTCCAAATCTCTGACGACAATATGCACCTCGTCCGTAACCTCATGGACGATGTTTTTGACACCAAGAATTTTGTCAGTGTGATTTCCTTTGCCACGAGCGGTGGTTTTACTACTAAACATCTCAGCAGGCGGGGCGACTATCTCGTCTGGTATGCCAAGGATAAAGACCTTATGACCTACAATCAGCTCTATCTCCCGAGCAAAGATAGGGAGAGGGGCGATAATGTCTATCGTCATCTGTTGTTATTGGATGGCACGAGACGGGCTATGACACAGGATGAACGCAAAGGCATCACCCCCCTTCCTCAAGGGGCGCGCATTCTTCGGTATAGTTCTCTACAAAGTCAAGACGCGCCAAAAGAACCAACCCCCTTCGAGTTTGAGGGCAAGACCTATTATCCCGCTAAAGGAAGGCATTGGACAGCGCGCTACCCTGACGGCATGGAGCGTCTTGCCCATGCCAAACGTATTGCTGTTGCTGGCAATGGCATTTGTTACACCCGTTTCCTTGAGGATAATCCCTATACCCAATTGACCGACACATGGACGGATACGGGGAGCGTGGCGACTGGCAAAGTCTATGCCGTGCAGACTCGTAAGAAAGTCATCGAACGTTGCATGCTCATGACGACACACCCCGGTGACCTTGTCCTGGACCCGACATGCGGGAGTGGCACGACAGCGCTGATGGCGGAAACATGGGGCAGGCGTTGGATCACATGCGATACATCCCGCGTTGCTCTCACCATTGCCAAACGCCGCCTGATGACGTCCCATTATCCCTATTATCACATGGCGTCCCCTGAGGAAGGCATTCACAAAGGCTTTGATTACGAGACATTCC
The DNA window shown above is from Alphaproteobacteria bacterium GM7ARS4 and carries:
- a CDS encoding site-specific DNA-methyltransferase, which encodes MGEHDKNIKNTKRGNKRDDRDIESYTHQGERLNNPPVGLVRPETEPPTIDKKHYAYDYHRSPSLHWAGKKERQDFYVDNVPLHIYERIDAKRIIRAITKQSPQTTLFDDDDKKSSLQKDIEFYQHQNKWTNRLVAGDSLLVMNSLLHKESMGQQIQMIYIDPPYGIKYNSNFQPFTDRTNVKDGLDDDIPHDVRAVQAFRDTWELGIHSYLSYLYERLMLARELLTTEGSCFVQISDDNMHLVRNLMDDVFDTKNFVSVISFATSGGFTTKHLSRRGDYLVWYAKDKDLMTYNQLYLPSKDRERGDNVYRHLLLLDGTRRAMTQDERKGITPLPQGARILRYSSLQSQDAPKEPTPFEFEGKTYYPAKGRHWTARYPDGMERLAHAKRIAVAGNGICYTRFLEDNPYTQLTDTWTDTGSVATGKVYAVQTRKKVIERCMLMTTHPGDLVLDPTCGSGTTALMAETWGRRWITCDTSRVALTIAKRRLMTSHYPYYHMASPEEGIHKGFDYETFPHITITTISCNTNIKAGLTQQEIDGLIAESAEVTPLYDKPKVDKTRIRVTGPFTVEAAPTPVIHPLHEPFDSSSMAMRGDDSDPHRQGESFRQNEWMAMLGREGIIDSRGGTIEFTYVELQQGTRYLQARGETKGKTIQTVAFHFASPYVVLNKIHVRKALEEAHKLIPRPELVVFCAFDFDGEAVREIDETCLPSLRLMKVKIDHDILTADLRKKQKQGGHFWLVGQPDIHLETFKKGGDEPQRYRLHIYGFDYFAQDEEGIRIISEKVDRIAMWMVDTDYDGRSVYPAQIFIPKESKSSWHQLVKKMKLPMDEERMDCLSSTTSLPFEAGDYGRAMVKIIDTRGVESMRLVPLV